The following coding sequences lie in one Panicum virgatum strain AP13 chromosome 6N, P.virgatum_v5, whole genome shotgun sequence genomic window:
- the LOC120679082 gene encoding ETHYLENE INSENSITIVE 3-like 3 protein: protein MDHLGILASELGDASDFDVDGINSLSENDVSDEEIDAEELARRMWKDKIKLKRIKERQQKLALQQSESVKSKTKKISDQALRKKMARAQNGILKYMLKLVEVCNARGFVYGIIPEKGKPVGGASENIRAWWKEKVKFDKNGPAAIAKYELENSMLSKSNGTKNQHSLMDLQDATLGSLLSALMQHCSPQQRRYPLDKGVPPPWWPSGNEAWWTALGLPKGEGPPYKKPHDLKKAWKAGVLMGVIKHMAPNFDKIRDHVRKSKCLQDKMTAKESLIWLGVLQREEKSIHSFGRAALYITHQSTSGDKNDTYSSSDEYDVDRLEQPPRSTSSKEDEGDTQPVLQIRGPQISTRVKKRRRRDKPSNRVVSKEEMTKSQQQKSPSDHPPIAEDEVEVTQRNDNPPETVSTAISDMNIFYPMDVVGMTNQATSLKHVPTIGSLQQHADSQGNFLTSGAAMNNCNSNQDASAALNNNSKQAASADLNNYSSTQAARAAQSSTSLSDPPLAYEGSDDIVNSWLAHSFQQDIDHGPIGVNPSPVVQPSTMQPPLPLPMDHHAPIVGTGALSVDGSYSYPTAGSGHVGTVASEAHQLMGGSFFGEAADKFPGNSFGTLPLSLIPIGSPIHYLDGFLDDDELMPYLGT, encoded by the coding sequence ATGGACCATCTTGGTATTCTTGCGTCTGAATTAGGCGATGCATCAGACTTTGACGTTGATGGCATCAACAGCCTCAGTGAGAATGATGTCAGTGACGAGGAGATTGATGCCGAGGAGCTGGCCCGTCGAATGTGGAAAGACAAGATCAAGCTCAAGAGGATCAAGGAGAGGCAGCAGAAGCTTGCTCTGCAGCAGTCCGAATCGGTGAAGTCCAAGACAAAGAAGATATCCGATCAGGCGCTCCGAAAGAAGATGGCGAGGGCGCAGAATGGGATTTTGAAGTACATGCTCAAGCTGGTGGAGGTGTGCAATGCACGAGGGTTTGTTTATGGGATCATTCCTGAAAAGGGGAAGCCTGTCGGTGGCGCATCAGAAAACATTAGAGCCTGGTGGAAGGAGAAGGTGAAGTTTGACAAGAATGGGCCAGCGGCGATTGCAAAATATGAGCTTGAGAACTCGATGCTGAGCAAGAGCAATGGGACAAAGAATCAGCATAGCTTGATGGATCTCCAAGACGCCACTCTGGGCTCATTGCTTTCAGCGTTGATGCAGCACTGCAGTCCACAGCAGAGAAGGTATCCATTGGATAAGGGTGTCCCGCCCCCATGGTGGCCATCGGGGAATGAGGCATGGTGGACTGCTTTGGGCCTTCCCAAGGGAGAAGGTCCTCCGTACAAAAAACCTCATGATCTAAAGAAGGCATGGAAAGCTGGAGTTCTGATGGGTGTGATCAAACACATGGCCCCGAACTTTGATAAGATTAGGGATCATGTAAGGAAGTCAAAGTGTTTGCAGGACAAAATGACCGCAAAAGAGAGTCTGATTTGGTTGGGAGTTTTGCAACGTGAAGAGAAGTCTATTCATAGTTTTGGCAGGGCGGCATTATATATAACCCATCAGAGCACTTCAGGGGATAAAAATGACACATATAGCAGCAGCGATGAGTATGATGTTGACCGGTTGGAGCAGCCTCCTCGTTCTACATCATCCAAAGAGGATGAAGGAGATACTCAGCCTGTTTTGCAGATAAGAGGACCACAGATCTCAACTAGAGTGAAGAAGAGAAGGCGCCGTGATAAACCCTCCAACCGAGTTGTTAGTAAGGAAGAAATGACTAAATCTCAGCAGCAGAAAAGCCCCTCAGACCATCCTCCAATTGCTGAGGATGAGGTTGAAGTGACACAGAGAAATGATAATCCACCAGAAACAGTGAGCACTGCGATTAGTGATATGAACATATTTTACCCAATGGATGTGGTGGGCATGACTAACCAGGCAACTAGTCTCAAGCATGTCCCTACAATAGGATCTTTGCAACAGCATGCGGATTCTCAAGGGAATTTCCTAACTTCTGGTGCTGCGATGAACAACTGCAACAGTAACCAGGATGCAAGCGCTGCTCTCAACAACAACAGTAAGCAGGCTGCTAGTGCTGATCTCAACAACTACAGCAGTACCCAGGCTGCAAGAGCTGCTCAATCAAGCACTTCTCTAAGCGACCCCCCTCTGGCTTATGAAGGCAGCGACGACATTGTCAACTCATGGTTAGCACACTCATTTCAGCAGGATATTGATCATGGGCCAATTGGTGTTAATCCTTCACCAGTTGTTCAGCCTTCGACAATGCAGCCGCCACTACCACTGCCTATGGATCACCATGCGCCTATTGTGGGTACAGGAGCGCTGTCCGTGGACGGTTCTTATAGCTATCCTACGGCAGGCAGTGGGCATGTGGGGACTGTTGCTAGCGAAGCCCACCAGCTCATGGGTGGTTCTTTCTTTGGCGAGGCCGCTGATAAGTTTCCAGGCAACTCTTTTGGCACACTTCCTTTGAGCCTCATTCCGATCGGTAGTCCGATCCATTACCTCGATGGTTTTCTGGACGACGATGAGTTAATGCCATACCTGGGCACATGA